In Actinomadura luzonensis, a single window of DNA contains:
- a CDS encoding AfsR/SARP family transcriptional regulator has product MPRKVLALLLVHANHVVPVSALISELWDDQPPPSAPTTLQTYIVQIRRVLRCTLGLSAAEVSNDILCTWSGAYQFKADHVDLYEFTRLSARGQQQLGEGDVAGGMQTLQSALALWRGPALVDVRAGRLLQAEVSRLHESRLTVCQKHIEAALQLGLHQEVLGELLWLAAQHPLHENLHAQYMIALYRCGRRNDALHAYQRLRASLVRELGLEPSLRLRRLHQAMLSGDPVLDTWPAGDAVLPEGQPTRVVRAG; this is encoded by the coding sequence ATGCCGAGAAAAGTGCTGGCCCTCCTCCTGGTCCACGCCAACCACGTCGTGCCGGTCAGCGCGTTGATCTCGGAGTTGTGGGACGACCAGCCTCCGCCCAGCGCACCCACCACCCTGCAGACCTACATCGTCCAGATACGCCGCGTCCTGCGCTGCACGCTCGGGCTCAGCGCCGCCGAGGTCAGCAACGACATCCTGTGCACCTGGTCCGGCGCCTACCAGTTCAAGGCCGACCACGTCGACCTGTACGAGTTCACCCGCCTGTCCGCGCGGGGGCAGCAGCAGCTCGGCGAGGGCGACGTCGCCGGCGGCATGCAGACCCTCCAGTCGGCGCTCGCGCTCTGGCGGGGGCCCGCCCTGGTGGACGTCCGGGCCGGCCGCCTGCTCCAGGCCGAGGTGTCGCGGCTGCACGAGAGCAGGCTCACCGTGTGCCAGAAGCACATCGAGGCCGCCCTCCAGCTCGGACTGCACCAGGAGGTCCTGGGCGAGCTGCTGTGGCTGGCCGCCCAGCACCCGCTGCACGAGAACCTGCACGCCCAGTACATGATCGCCCTCTACCGCTGCGGGCGGCGCAACGACGCCCTGCACGCCTACCAGCGACTGCGCGCCAGCCTGGTGCGGGAGCTGGGGCTGGAGCCGTCGCTGCGGCTCAGGCGGCTGCACCAGGCCATGCTGTCGGGCGACCCGGTGCTGGACACCTGGCCCGCCGGCGACGCGGTGCTGCCCGAGGGGCAGCCCACGCGGGTGGTGAGGGCCGGATGA
- a CDS encoding ketosynthase chain-length factor, with amino-acid sequence MTGAAPVVTGLGVVAPNGLGTEAYWAATLRGESGIRRIGRFDPSGYSATLAAEIPFDPAGRVPGRLVPQTDHMTRLALVAAEEALADAGADPARLPRYAAGVVTAASAGGFEFGQRELQALWSKGGRYVSAYQSFAWFYPVNTGQISIRHGMRGPGGALVAEQAGGLDAVAKAARHLREDTELMLAGGVDGSLCPWSWICLIRSGRLSTSADPARAYLPFDEAAAGQVPGEGGALLVLEEREAARRRGAPRVWGEVAGHAATFDPAPGSGRPPGLRRAVELALRRAGTAPGDVDVVFADAGGLPEDDRLEAETLAAVFGPRGVPVTAPKTMTGRLLAGGGPLDLATALLAMRDGLVPPTANVARPAHGDLIDLVLGEPRPARLRTALVVARGHGGFNAAMVLRTSTRRTP; translated from the coding sequence GTGACCGGCGCGGCCCCGGTCGTCACCGGGCTGGGGGTGGTGGCGCCCAACGGGCTGGGGACCGAGGCGTACTGGGCGGCGACCCTGCGCGGGGAGAGCGGCATCCGGCGGATCGGCCGGTTCGACCCGTCGGGGTACTCGGCCACGCTCGCGGCGGAGATCCCGTTCGACCCGGCCGGGCGGGTGCCCGGCCGGCTGGTGCCGCAGACCGACCACATGACGCGCCTGGCGCTGGTCGCGGCCGAGGAGGCGCTGGCCGACGCGGGCGCCGATCCGGCGCGCCTGCCGCGGTACGCGGCCGGCGTGGTGACCGCCGCCTCGGCGGGCGGCTTCGAGTTCGGCCAGCGCGAGCTGCAGGCCCTGTGGAGCAAGGGCGGCCGGTACGTCAGCGCCTACCAGTCCTTCGCCTGGTTCTACCCGGTCAACACCGGCCAGATCTCCATCAGGCACGGCATGCGCGGACCCGGCGGCGCCCTGGTGGCCGAGCAGGCCGGCGGGCTGGACGCCGTCGCCAAGGCCGCCAGGCACCTGCGGGAGGACACCGAGCTGATGCTGGCCGGCGGCGTGGACGGCTCGCTGTGCCCGTGGTCGTGGATCTGCCTGATCCGGTCGGGGAGATTGAGCACCAGCGCCGATCCCGCGCGGGCGTACCTGCCCTTCGACGAGGCGGCGGCCGGCCAGGTGCCGGGCGAGGGCGGGGCGCTGCTGGTCCTGGAGGAACGCGAGGCCGCGCGGCGCAGGGGAGCCCCCCGCGTGTGGGGCGAGGTGGCCGGGCACGCGGCCACGTTCGACCCGGCGCCCGGCTCCGGCCGCCCGCCCGGCCTGCGGCGGGCCGTGGAGCTCGCCCTGCGGCGGGCCGGGACGGCCCCCGGGGACGTGGACGTGGTCTTCGCCGACGCGGGCGGGCTGCCCGAGGACGACCGGCTGGAGGCCGAGACGCTGGCCGCGGTGTTCGGCCCGAGAGGGGTTCCGGTGACCGCGCCCAAGACCATGACGGGCCGGCTGCTGGCCGGCGGCGGCCCGCTGGACCTGGCCACCGCGCTGCTGGCGATGCGCGACGGACTCGTCCCGCCCACCGCCAACGTGGCCAGGCCGGCCCACGGCGACCTGATCGACCTGGTGCTCGGCGAGCCCCGGCCGGCGCGGCTGCGCACCGCCCTGGTCGTCGCCCGCGGGCACGGCGGCTTCAACGCGGCCATGGTGCTGCGCACATCGACAAGGAGGACACCATGA
- a CDS encoding NDP-hexose 2,3-dehydratase family protein, whose translation MSGRAGLLDPAALGEDLARSARARSVLGAAGAAQWLRERAAANAFHVERIPFSKLEGWSFDSVTGNLGHRSGRFFTVEGVSVTTDHGPVRQWSQPILLQPEIGVLGVLMRRFDGVLHCLVQAKSEPGDPVAVQLSPTVQATRSNFTKVHGGSGIPYLEFFLGSEGGTRTVVDVLQSEQGAWFYRKQNRNMVTLTDRDVPVEPGFRWMSLGEIQRLMTVDHLVNMDLRSVLACLPYTAGESPPEGGFARALDASMRPDAPAARSLPEVLSWLTDRRARIDIVTRTIPLAQVRGWTRTDEVIQRDDGRHFRIIAASVSATNREVRRWSQPLLQPTGRGLVALFVRRRRGVLHLLLQARAEAGTTAVAELAPTVQCDEHSYSALGTAPAFLREVRELTPGQIRYDTLQSEEGGRFSDATNRYVIAEMPPGWQEEPPAGFCWVTVHQAAALLRHGHYLNVQARTLIGGLYALWAGGFSPVAVAS comes from the coding sequence ATGAGCGGGCGCGCCGGGCTCCTCGACCCGGCCGCGCTCGGCGAGGACCTGGCCCGCTCCGCCCGCGCCCGCTCGGTCCTGGGCGCCGCGGGCGCCGCCCAGTGGCTGCGCGAACGCGCCGCCGCCAACGCCTTCCACGTCGAGCGCATCCCGTTCAGCAAGCTGGAGGGCTGGTCGTTCGACTCCGTCACCGGGAACCTGGGGCACCGCAGCGGCCGGTTCTTCACCGTGGAGGGCGTGTCGGTGACGACCGACCACGGACCGGTCCGCCAGTGGTCGCAGCCCATACTCCTCCAGCCGGAGATCGGCGTGCTCGGCGTGCTGATGCGCCGCTTCGACGGGGTCCTGCACTGCCTGGTGCAGGCCAAGAGCGAGCCGGGCGACCCCGTCGCCGTGCAGCTGTCGCCGACCGTGCAGGCCACCCGCAGCAACTTCACCAAGGTCCACGGCGGCAGCGGCATCCCGTACCTGGAGTTCTTCCTCGGCTCGGAGGGCGGCACCCGCACGGTGGTGGACGTGCTGCAGTCCGAGCAGGGCGCGTGGTTCTACCGCAAGCAGAACCGCAACATGGTGACCCTGACCGACCGGGACGTGCCCGTGGAGCCCGGTTTCCGGTGGATGAGCCTGGGCGAGATCCAGCGCCTGATGACCGTCGACCACCTGGTCAACATGGACCTGCGCTCGGTGCTGGCGTGCCTGCCGTACACGGCGGGCGAGTCGCCGCCGGAGGGCGGCTTCGCCCGCGCGCTGGACGCCTCGATGCGGCCGGACGCGCCCGCGGCGCGGTCCCTGCCGGAGGTCCTGAGCTGGCTCACCGACCGGCGCGCCCGCATCGACATCGTCACCAGGACGATCCCGCTGGCGCAGGTGCGCGGCTGGACCAGGACCGACGAGGTGATCCAGCGGGACGACGGCCGGCACTTCCGCATCATCGCGGCCTCGGTGTCGGCCACCAACCGCGAGGTGCGCCGCTGGAGCCAGCCGCTGCTGCAGCCCACGGGCCGCGGGCTGGTGGCGTTGTTCGTCCGGCGTCGCCGCGGCGTGCTGCACCTGCTGCTGCAGGCCCGCGCGGAGGCGGGCACCACCGCCGTCGCCGAGCTCGCGCCGACCGTGCAGTGCGACGAGCACTCCTACAGCGCGCTCGGGACGGCCCCGGCGTTCCTGCGCGAGGTCAGGGAGCTCACTCCCGGCCAGATCCGCTACGACACACTGCAGTCGGAGGAGGGCGGCAGGTTCAGCGACGCCACCAACCGGTACGTGATCGCCGAGATGCCGCCCGGCTGGCAGGAGGAGCCGCCCGCCGGCTTCTGCTGGGTCACCGTCCACCAGGCGGCGGCCCTGCTGCGGCACGGCCACTACCTCAACGTGCAGGCCCGCACGCTCATCGGCGGCCTGTACGCGCTGTGGGCGGGCGGGTTCTCCCCGGTCGCGGTGGCCTCATGA
- a CDS encoding phosphopantetheine-binding protein has translation MSEFTIGDLVQALRTFAGLDEDVDLTGDIMDTPFESLGYDSLALFNTINSIERDHDIALGDDLTVLDTPRTLIKAVNDRLG, from the coding sequence ATGAGCGAGTTCACGATCGGCGACCTGGTCCAGGCGCTGCGCACGTTCGCGGGCCTGGACGAGGACGTGGACCTGACCGGCGACATCATGGACACGCCGTTCGAGTCCCTGGGCTACGACTCGCTGGCCCTGTTCAACACCATCAACAGCATCGAGCGGGACCACGACATCGCGCTGGGCGACGACCTCACGGTCCTGGACACCCCGCGCACCCTGATCAAGGCGGTCAACGACCGGCTCGGATGA
- a CDS encoding cyclase family protein, which produces MRIIDLSSPIDARGWEPDPVVHERMTPAEGARHMSEGMRERYGLELDPADLPDGEFLDLDFVRATTHTGTHVDAPAHYGSKPVYGPPRTIDQVPLDWFHRPGFVLDLTGAGTGAAGAAEVRAAIERTGYAPRPMDIALLHTGADARQGTPAYFAEFTGLDGEATEYLLGLGVRVIGTDAFSLDAPFPHIIERYRRTRDRRVLWPAHLAGRRHEYCQIERLANLAALPPHGFTVCCFPVKIAGAGAGWARAVALLDD; this is translated from the coding sequence ATGCGGATCATCGACCTGTCCTCGCCCATCGACGCCCGGGGCTGGGAGCCCGACCCGGTCGTGCACGAGCGCATGACCCCGGCCGAGGGGGCCCGCCACATGTCCGAGGGGATGCGCGAACGCTACGGGCTGGAGCTGGACCCCGCCGACCTGCCCGACGGCGAGTTCCTCGACCTGGACTTCGTGCGGGCCACCACCCACACGGGCACCCACGTCGACGCGCCCGCCCACTACGGCAGCAAACCCGTGTACGGCCCGCCCCGCACCATCGACCAGGTGCCGCTGGACTGGTTCCACCGGCCGGGCTTCGTCCTCGACCTGACCGGCGCGGGGACGGGCGCGGCCGGTGCGGCCGAGGTCCGCGCCGCGATCGAGCGCACCGGGTACGCCCCCCGCCCCATGGACATCGCGCTGCTCCACACGGGCGCGGACGCGCGGCAGGGCACCCCCGCCTACTTCGCCGAGTTCACCGGGCTCGACGGGGAGGCCACGGAGTACCTGCTCGGCCTGGGCGTCCGGGTCATCGGCACGGACGCCTTCAGCCTGGACGCGCCGTTCCCGCACATCATCGAGCGGTACCGCCGGACCCGCGACCGGCGGGTGCTGTGGCCCGCGCACCTGGCCGGGCGGCGGCACGAGTACTGCCAGATCGAGCGCCTGGCCAACCTGGCGGCGCTGCCGCCGCACGGGTTCACCGTCTGCTGCTTCCCCGTGAAGATCGCCGGGGCGGGGGCGGGCTGGGCCCGCGCCGTGGCGCTGCTGGACGACTGA
- a CDS encoding SDR family NAD(P)-dependent oxidoreductase — protein MELGLRGRTVLVTGATGGIGQALARAFAAEGAKVGLAYRTGREAAEKLAAELPGGGALAVRYALDEAGSPAAAVAAVEAGLGPVDVLVANAVRRGRRRPPGTPFEDVPPREWEPVVTANLAPVIRTAQLVLPGMRRRGWGRIALISSHNVRDGAPGQEFYGAAKAGLHGLARSLAWDTGRDGVLVNVVCPGLTATDGVLRDLPAPVREREIARTPTGRLSTPAQVAAAVVFLCSAANEGITGESVTVAGGR, from the coding sequence ATGGAACTCGGGCTGAGGGGCCGCACGGTCCTGGTCACCGGGGCCACCGGAGGCATCGGGCAGGCCCTGGCGCGGGCCTTCGCCGCCGAGGGCGCCAAGGTGGGGCTCGCCTACCGGACCGGCCGGGAGGCCGCCGAGAAGCTGGCCGCCGAGCTGCCGGGCGGCGGGGCGCTGGCGGTGCGTTACGCGCTGGACGAGGCGGGCTCCCCTGCCGCCGCCGTCGCCGCCGTCGAGGCCGGGCTCGGCCCGGTGGACGTCCTCGTCGCCAACGCGGTGCGCCGCGGCCGGCGGCGCCCGCCGGGGACGCCGTTCGAGGACGTCCCGCCGCGGGAGTGGGAGCCGGTCGTGACCGCGAACCTGGCGCCGGTCATCCGCACCGCGCAACTGGTGCTGCCGGGCATGCGGCGGCGCGGCTGGGGCCGCATCGCCCTGATCTCCTCGCACAACGTCCGCGACGGCGCCCCCGGCCAGGAGTTCTACGGCGCGGCCAAGGCGGGGCTGCACGGCCTGGCCCGCAGCCTCGCCTGGGACACCGGCCGCGACGGCGTCCTCGTCAACGTGGTCTGCCCCGGCCTGACCGCCACCGACGGCGTGCTGCGCGACCTGCCCGCCCCGGTCAGGGAGCGGGAGATCGCCCGGACGCCGACGGGGCGGCTCAGCACGCCCGCCCAGGTGGCCGCCGCCGTGGTGTTCCTGTGCTCGGCGGCCAACGAGGGCATCACCGGGGAGAGCGTCACCGTCGCGGGCGGCCGGTGA
- a CDS encoding SDR family oxidoreductase, producing the protein MSLGLDGRIALVTGGTRGVGLAVAGKLAAEGCDVLLAYAGDDRDAVLAVSELRGDPRVRGNVAAFKGDLRRPTVVRDLLEQLEREHGALDVLVHCAASLRPASAHSLHPDELRADLDLALTPLLADTKRLTALMTARGRGRIIAVTSIGARRVIPAYAGLGVAKAAMESLVRYLAAELAGEGVCVNAVSTGKLDKGPSNREEDRPVIGLLAGRTPAGRLTTPADVADAVALLCADEAAWIHGQVITVDGGLSLMA; encoded by the coding sequence GTGAGCCTGGGACTGGACGGCAGGATCGCGCTGGTGACCGGCGGCACCCGCGGAGTGGGGCTGGCCGTGGCCGGCAAACTGGCCGCCGAGGGCTGCGACGTGCTGCTCGCCTACGCGGGCGACGACCGCGACGCCGTCCTGGCCGTCTCCGAGCTGCGCGGCGACCCCCGCGTACGCGGGAACGTGGCCGCCTTCAAGGGCGACCTGCGCCGCCCCACCGTGGTGCGGGACCTGCTGGAACAGCTCGAACGCGAGCACGGCGCGCTGGACGTCCTCGTCCACTGCGCCGCCTCGCTCCGCCCGGCCTCGGCGCACTCGCTCCACCCGGACGAGCTGCGCGCCGACCTCGACCTGGCGCTGACCCCGCTGCTGGCCGACACCAAGCGGCTGACCGCGCTGATGACGGCGCGCGGGCGGGGCCGGATCATCGCGGTGACCAGCATCGGCGCCCGCCGCGTGATCCCCGCCTACGCCGGGCTGGGCGTGGCCAAGGCCGCGATGGAGAGCCTGGTCCGCTACCTGGCCGCCGAACTGGCAGGGGAGGGCGTGTGCGTCAACGCCGTGTCCACCGGGAAACTCGACAAGGGCCCGTCCAACCGCGAGGAGGACCGGCCGGTCATCGGGCTCCTGGCCGGCCGCACCCCCGCCGGACGGCTGACCACGCCGGCCGACGTCGCGGACGCCGTGGCGCTGCTCTGCGCCGACGAGGCCGCCTGGATCCACGGTCAGGTGATCACCGTGGACGGCGGGCTGAGCCTGATGGCCTGA
- a CDS encoding beta-ketoacyl-[acyl-carrier-protein] synthase family protein, whose product MAVPDGARRAVITGIGVVAPGEPGTKQFWDLLTSGRTTTRTITSFDASAFRSRMAAECDFDPVAAGLTQRQIRRWDRTTQFAVVAAREALEDSGIAGECDPERTGTMIGTACGMTISLDREYAIVSDEGAAWLVEEAHGSPYLYDYFVPSSMAAEVAWLAGAEGPVGIVSAGCTSGIDVVGHASDLIRDGEADVMVAGASDAAISPITVACFDAIKATSPRNDEPESASRPFDRTRDGFALGEGAAVFVLEERGHALRRGAHVYAEVAGHAARCNAFSMTGLRPDGAEMAEAIRHALARARLDPTDVDYVNAHGSATRQNDLHETNAFKAALGAHAYRTPVSSIKSMIGHSLGAICALEVAACALTIEHGVIPPTANLRHPDPECDLDYVPLVAREQRVSAALSVASGFGGFQSAIVLTAPHRGRA is encoded by the coding sequence GTGGCTGTACCAGACGGCGCGCGCCGCGCCGTGATCACCGGGATCGGCGTGGTCGCGCCCGGGGAGCCGGGGACCAAGCAGTTCTGGGACCTGCTCACCTCCGGACGCACCACGACCAGGACCATCACCTCCTTCGACGCGTCGGCCTTCCGCTCCCGGATGGCCGCGGAGTGCGACTTCGACCCGGTGGCGGCCGGCCTGACCCAGCGGCAGATCCGGCGCTGGGACCGCACCACCCAGTTCGCGGTGGTGGCGGCGCGCGAGGCGCTGGAGGACAGCGGGATCGCCGGGGAGTGCGACCCGGAGCGCACCGGCACCATGATCGGCACGGCCTGCGGGATGACCATCAGCCTCGACCGCGAGTACGCGATCGTCAGCGACGAGGGAGCGGCCTGGCTCGTGGAGGAGGCGCACGGCAGCCCCTACCTCTACGACTACTTCGTCCCGTCGTCCATGGCGGCCGAGGTCGCCTGGCTGGCCGGCGCGGAAGGGCCGGTCGGCATCGTCTCGGCCGGCTGCACCTCCGGCATCGACGTCGTCGGCCACGCCTCCGACCTGATCCGCGACGGCGAGGCCGACGTGATGGTGGCGGGGGCGTCGGACGCGGCGATCTCCCCCATCACCGTCGCCTGCTTCGACGCGATCAAGGCCACCTCGCCCCGCAACGACGAGCCGGAGAGCGCCTCCCGCCCGTTCGACCGCACCAGGGACGGTTTCGCCCTGGGCGAGGGCGCGGCGGTGTTCGTCCTGGAGGAACGCGGCCACGCCCTGCGTCGCGGCGCCCACGTGTACGCCGAGGTGGCCGGGCACGCCGCCCGCTGCAACGCCTTCAGCATGACGGGGCTGCGTCCCGACGGCGCCGAGATGGCCGAGGCGATCCGGCACGCCCTCGCCCGCGCCCGCCTGGACCCCACGGACGTGGACTACGTCAACGCCCACGGCTCGGCCACCAGGCAGAACGACCTGCACGAGACCAACGCGTTCAAGGCCGCCCTGGGCGCGCACGCCTACCGCACCCCGGTCAGCTCCATCAAGTCGATGATCGGTCACTCGCTGGGCGCCATCTGCGCGCTGGAGGTCGCCGCCTGCGCGCTCACGATCGAGCACGGCGTCATCCCGCCGACCGCGAACCTGCGCCATCCCGACCCGGAGTGCGACCTGGACTACGTGCCGCTCGTGGCGAGGGAGCAGCGGGTGTCCGCGGCGCTCAGCGTGGCCAGCGGGTTCGGCGGGTTCCAGAGCGCGATCGTGCTGACCGCCCCGCATCGGGGCCGGGCGTGA
- the asnB gene encoding asparagine synthase (glutamine-hydrolyzing), whose protein sequence is MCGIVGWVDFARDLSRERPTLRAMTDTMACRGPDAEGHWHDRHVLFGHRRLAVIDLEHGHQPMTAEIDGRTAAVVTFCGEIYNFRELRAELSAHGHRFRTRSDTEVVLRAYLQWGEDLAGHLNGMFALGVWDTRSEELLLVRDRMGIKPLYYYPTPAGVLFGSEPKAVLANPAVPRRVDADGLREILDMVKTPEAAVFTGMREVRPGQVVRVGRGGLTKRRYWSLTAREHTDDLPTTVATVRELLADTVDRQLVADVPLAVLLSGGLDSSAVTALAARGLAAQGRGRLRTFSVDFVGAAEGFLADAVRGASDAPYVREMSAHAGTDHTEVLLQADALAAPHVRDAVLAATDLPPAYWGDMWPSLYLLFADIRRACTVALSGEAADELFGGYLWFRNPAVRQAATFPWLTSGSARYFGGLALLDEGVKEKLDIPGYRADRYRDALAEVPVLAGEPAGERRMREITYLNLTRFVQTLLDRKDRMSMAVGLEVRVPYCDHRLVEYVFNVPWPMKSFDGREKSLLRAAAADLLPASVLERAKTPYPATQDAGYERALRARMAGLLADRHAPVLPLLDRERARRALSRPLGAVSRSYDRGSMELMLWLNQWLAAYDVTVDL, encoded by the coding sequence ATGTGCGGGATCGTCGGCTGGGTGGACTTCGCGCGGGACCTGTCGCGCGAGCGTCCCACCCTGCGGGCCATGACGGACACGATGGCCTGCCGCGGGCCGGACGCCGAGGGACACTGGCACGACCGGCACGTCCTGTTCGGCCACCGTCGGCTGGCGGTCATCGACCTGGAGCACGGCCATCAGCCGATGACCGCCGAGATCGACGGCCGCACGGCGGCGGTCGTCACCTTCTGCGGCGAGATCTACAACTTCCGCGAGCTGCGCGCCGAGCTGAGCGCCCACGGGCACCGCTTCCGCACCCGCTCCGACACCGAGGTGGTGCTCCGCGCCTACCTGCAGTGGGGCGAGGACCTGGCCGGCCACCTCAACGGCATGTTCGCCCTGGGCGTGTGGGACACCAGGTCCGAGGAGCTGCTGCTGGTCCGCGACCGGATGGGGATCAAGCCGCTCTACTACTACCCGACGCCCGCCGGGGTGCTGTTCGGCTCCGAGCCGAAGGCCGTCCTGGCCAACCCCGCGGTCCCGCGCCGGGTCGACGCCGACGGCCTGCGCGAGATCCTGGACATGGTCAAGACCCCCGAGGCCGCGGTCTTCACCGGCATGCGCGAGGTCCGGCCCGGCCAGGTGGTCCGGGTGGGACGCGGCGGCCTCACCAAGCGCCGCTACTGGAGCCTGACGGCCCGGGAGCACACCGACGACCTGCCCACCACGGTCGCCACCGTGCGCGAGCTGCTGGCCGACACCGTCGACCGGCAGCTCGTCGCCGACGTGCCGCTGGCGGTGCTGCTGTCGGGCGGGCTCGACTCCTCGGCGGTCACCGCGCTGGCCGCCCGCGGCCTGGCGGCGCAGGGGCGGGGCCGGCTGCGCACGTTCTCGGTGGACTTCGTCGGCGCCGCCGAGGGCTTCCTGGCCGACGCGGTACGCGGCGCCAGCGACGCCCCGTACGTGCGGGAGATGTCCGCGCACGCCGGCACCGACCACACCGAGGTGCTGCTGCAGGCCGACGCGCTGGCCGCTCCGCACGTCAGGGACGCGGTCCTGGCCGCCACCGACCTGCCCCCCGCCTACTGGGGCGACATGTGGCCCTCGCTCTACCTGCTGTTCGCCGACATCAGGCGGGCGTGCACGGTGGCGTTGTCCGGCGAGGCGGCCGACGAGCTGTTCGGCGGCTACCTGTGGTTCCGTAACCCGGCGGTGCGGCAGGCGGCCACCTTCCCCTGGCTGACCTCGGGCTCGGCCCGTTATTTCGGCGGTCTGGCGCTGCTGGACGAGGGCGTCAAGGAGAAGCTGGACATCCCCGGCTACCGGGCCGACCGCTACCGGGACGCGCTGGCCGAGGTGCCGGTGCTGGCCGGCGAGCCGGCCGGCGAGCGGCGGATGCGGGAGATCACGTACCTCAACCTGACCCGTTTCGTGCAGACCCTGCTGGACCGCAAGGACCGCATGAGCATGGCGGTGGGGCTGGAGGTGCGCGTGCCCTACTGCGACCACCGGCTGGTGGAGTACGTCTTCAACGTGCCCTGGCCGATGAAGTCGTTCGACGGCCGGGAGAAGAGCCTGCTGCGGGCGGCGGCGGCCGACCTGCTGCCGGCCTCGGTCCTGGAGCGGGCCAAGACGCCCTACCCGGCCACCCAGGACGCCGGCTACGAGCGGGCGCTGCGCGCCCGCATGGCCGGGCTGCTGGCCGACCGGCACGCCCCGGTCCTGCCGCTGCTGGACCGCGAGCGGGCGCGCCGGGCCCTGTCCCGCCCGCTCGGCGCGGTCAGCCGCTCCTACGACCGGGGCAGCATGGAGCTGATGCTCTGGCTCAACCAGTGGCTTGCGGCGTACGACGTCACGGTGGACCTGTGA